The following are from one region of the Salvia splendens isolate huo1 chromosome 2, SspV2, whole genome shotgun sequence genome:
- the LOC121792073 gene encoding protein FATTY ACID EXPORT 3, chloroplastic-like isoform X2, translating into MSVRLESIKFRNSFPNINTPASTMPLCHAPPTTLGFQPLLPPRINVSLPLPRLLGVNLRPITLRNRTVFSFAASHEESPSDIGIEKEKEDLKGQAQESEEAWQQALQSFKEQAVKMQSMSKEAYELYSEKAFVVLKETSEKLKIQAEKARQDLVEIAKETAEESKEYLAAAAENSPEPVKDIVETFSTSTDELNDVSKVRDFYVGIPYGALLSVGGFLSFMLTGSIHAIRFGIILGGTLLALSIASLKSWKKGEPSSLLVKGQTVIAAIFFVRELRLLAMRPFISNFITTLISGGVLAFYLYRIIRDREQTGGSSQELGAET; encoded by the exons ATGAGCGTTAGATTGGAATCCATCAAATTCAGAAACTCCTTTCCTAACATCAATACACCTGCTTCAACAATGCCACTCTGCCACGCGCCGCCGACAACTCTAGGGTTTCAACCTCTGCTTCCACCCAGAATCAATGTCAGCTTGCCGCTTCCCAGGCTGCTCGGTGTTAATCTACGCCCGATTACTCTCAGGAATCGCACCGTTTTCTCCTTCGCTGCGTCCCACGAGGAATCG CCTTCTGATATTGGTATagagaaagaaaaggaggaTCTTAAAGGGCAAGCTCAAGAATCAGAGGAAGCATGGCAGCAGGCTCTCCAATCTTTCAAGGAGCAAGCTGTAAAAATGCAGAGCATGTCTAAGGAAGCTTATGAGTTGTACTCTGAGAAGGCATTCGTCGTTCTAAAAGAAACTTCGGAGAAGTTAAAGATTCAAGCAGAAAAGGCGAGACAGGATTTAGTTGAGATTGCTAAAGAAACTGCTGAAGAAAGTAAAGAATACTTGGCTGCAGCTGCAGAGAATTCCCCTGAACCGGTGAAGGATATTGTAGAAACTTTTTCTACCTCAACGGATGAGCTCAACGATGTGTCTAAAGTCCGAGACTTTTATGTTGGGATACCTTATG GTGCACTTCTTTCTGTTGGAGGCTTTCTTTCGTTTATGTTAACTGGAAGCATCCATGCCATCAGGTTTGGTATTATACTTGGTGGTACTCTTCTGGCCCTGAGTATAGCAAGTTTGAAATCGTGGAAGAAGGGGGAGCCGTCGTCCTTGCTTGTGAAAGGACAAACAG TAATTGCTGCAATCTTTTTTGTGAGGGAACTGCGCCTGTTGGCTATG CGACCGTTTATTTCCAACTTCATTACAACACTCATCAG TGGCGGAGTACTTGCATTCTATCTCTATAGGATCATCAGGGACAGAGAGCAGACGGGAGGGTCCAGTCAGGAACTAGGGGCCGAAACTTAA
- the LOC121792074 gene encoding leucine-rich repeat receptor-like protein kinase PXC2, translated as MLLPVKLVSFLFLLQSWLLSAQSLAAPAFNDDVLGLIVFKAGLSDPQSRLVSWSEEDNVACKWAGVKCDPNTSRVTELALDGFSLSGHIGRGLARLQSLTLLQLSRNNFSGEIPPILAQIPSLEVLDLSSNALSGSISEALFQQCGRLKSISLAKNSLSGPLPKSLTSCLNLQRLNFSSNRLSGQLLPGIWSLASLRFLDLSDNLLEGEIPGGIESVADLKVISLRNNHLVGLLPESLGKCLNLKSIDFGGNYFRGSLPVSMRELGLCRYLDVSLNSLTGEFPDWIGEMGRLEFLDISGNKFSGRVPSSLGNLQLLKQVNVSRNRLSGSLPESFGGCVSLRVVDFGHNSFSGNLPSWIFVLALESASLNGNRYSGSITFPASWSQSFESLQVLDLSSNALTGGIPGAVGNFSRLQSLNVSCNSLAGSIPASVGELNTTRVLDMSHNRLSGSIPPEVGRSVSLQQLRLDRNMLIGAIPKEIGNCSSLTSLVLSQNNLTGPLPGSVTNLSNLEVLDLSFNNLSGSLPKELTNLSRLVSFNVSFNHLEGELPVGGFFNTIPSSSVIGNPYLCGSIVKQSCPAVHPKPLVLNPNSSVSNHGPLPPNLRHKRIVLSISSLVAIGAAVFIALGVVTVSILNMHARTSMARSAAASAFSGDEDFSPSHDTEANYGKLVMFSGEAEFATGAQSLLNKNCEIGRGGFGTVYKTELRAGRSIAIKKLNTTSLVKCQEDFEREVKTLGKIRHLNLVTLEGYYWTPSLQLLINEYVSGGSLHKHLHDGGEDSCLAWQQRFNIILGIAKGLAHLHRMGVIHYNMKSSNVLIDVSGDPKVGDFALARLLPGLDRYILSSKIQSALGYMAPEFACQSVKITEKCDVYGFGVLTLEVLTGKRPVEYMEDDVVVLSDMVREALDEGRIEECIDMRLKGGYPVEEAIPVIKLGLICASQVPSNRPDMEEVIRILELIQSSSEKEEMES; from the exons ATGCTGTTGCCGGTAAAGTTAGTATCTTTTTTGTTTCTGCTCCAATCTTGGTTGCTTTCGGCTCAATCCCTCGCCGCCCCTGCTTTCAACGACGACGTTTTGGGTCTCATCGTCTTCAAAGCGGGCCTCTCCGACCCGCAATCGCGCCTCGTTTCGTGGAGCGAGGAAGACAACGTGGCCTGCAAATGGGCCGGGGTGAAATGCGACCCGAATACCAGCCGGGTCACCGAGCTCGCCCTagacggattctccctctccggCCACATTGGGAGGGGCTTGGCGCGGCTGCAGTCGCTCACGCTCCTGCAGCTGTCAAGAAACAATTTTTCAGGGGAGATTCCTCCGATTCTCGCCCAAATTCCATCTCTGGAGGTTCTTGATTTGAGTTCCAACGCTCTCTCAGGATCAATTTCCGAGGCCCTTTTCCAGCAATGTGGGCGGCTGAAGTCGATTTCGCTAGCTAAGAACAGTTTATCTGGCCCACTGCCGAAGTCCTTGACCTCTTGCTTGAATCTGCAGAGGCTCAATTTTTCCTCCAATCGCCTCTCAGGTCAGTTGCTACCTGGGATTTGGTCTTTGGCTTCGCTTAGGTTTCTTGATTTGTCTGATAATTTGTTGGAGGGGGAGATTCCGGGAGGGATTGAGAGTGTGGCTGATTTGAAAGTGATTAGTTTGAGAAACAATCATCTTGTTGGTTTGCTGCCTGAGAGTCTTGGAAAGTGTTTGAATCTCAAGAGTATTGATTTTGGTGGGAACTATTTTAGGGGCAGTCTTCCTGTTTCAATGAGGGAGCTTGGTTTGTGTAGATATCTTGATGTGAGTTTGAATTCATTGACAGGGGAGTTTCCTGATTGGATTGGGGAGATGGGAAGGTTGGAATTCTTGGACATTTCTGGTAATAAGTTTTCTGGTAGGGTGCCTAGCTCTCTAGGCAATCTGCAATTGTTAAAGCAAGTTAATGTGTCAAGGAATAGGCTTAGTGGGAGCTTGCCTGAGTCATTTGGGGGATGTGTGAGCCTTAGAGTTGTTGATTTTGGGCACAATTCATTCTCTGGCAATCTTCCTTCTTGGATTTTTGTGTTGGCTCTGGAGAGTGCTTCTTTGAATGGTAATAGGTACAGTGGGAGCATCACTTTTCCGGCTTCTTGGTCGCAGTCGTTTGAAAGTCTTCAAGTGTTAGATTTGTCGTCCAATGCGTTAACCGGTGGGATTCCAGGAGCTGTTGGGAATTTCAGTAGGCTGCAGTCGCTGAACGTGTCGTGCAACTCTTTAGCTGGTTCGATTCCAGCAAGTGTCGGGGAGCTTAACACGACTCGTGTTCTTGATATGAGTCACAATCGGCTCTCTGGGAGCATCCCACCTGAGGTTGGGCGCTCTGTTTCGCTGCAGCAGTTGAGATTGGACCGCAATATGCTGATTGGAGCCATTCCGAAAGAGATTGGGAATTGCTCATCTCTAACTTCATT GGTCTTGTCGCAGAATAATCTCACCGGCCCTCTGCCTGGTTCGGTCACAAACCTATCGAACCTCGAGGTGTTGGATTTGTCATTCAACAATTTATCAGGAAGCCTGCCGAAAGAGTTGACAAATCTTTCGCGTCTTGTGTCGTTTAATGTCTCATTCAATCACCTCGAGGGGGAGCTCCCGGTTGGAGGCTTCTTCAACACCATTCCCTCGTCGTCTGTTATTGGAAATCCATACCTATGTGGCTCCATAGTCAAGCAATCGTGCCCGGCCGTCCATCCCAAGCCTCTCGTCCTCAACCCCAACTCGTCCGTCTCAAATCACGGCCCTCTTCCACCAAATCTTCGCCACAAGCGAATCGTGCTCAGCATATCCTCCCTTGTGGCCATCGGTGCAGCTGTCTTTATTGCTCTTGGTGTGGTTACAGTCTCTATTCTCAACATGCACGCGCGTACCTCCATGGCACGGTCTGCTGCTGCGAGTGCATTCTCCGGGGACGAGGATTTTAGCCCTTCCCACGACACTGAAGCCAACTACGGGAAGCTTGTCATGTTCTCTGGAGAAGCCGAGTTTGCTACCGGGGCTCAATCTCTGCTCAATAAGAACTGTGAGATCGGCCGCGGGGGGTTTGGGACCGTCTACAAGACAGAGCTTCGAGCGGGACGCTCCATCGCCATCAAGAAACTTAACACCACGAGTTTGGTGAAATGTCAAGAGGATTTCGAGAGGGAAGTTAAAACGCTAGGGAAGATCAGACATCTGAATCTGGTGACACTCGAAGGGTATTACTGGACACCTTCGTTGCAGCTGCTGATTAACGAGTACGTCTCTGGTGGAAGTTTGCACAAACATCTCCACGACGGAGGGGAGGATAGCTGCCTCGCGTGGCAACAAAGATTCAACATAATTCTTGGTATTGCTAAAGGGCTGGCTCATCTGCACCGGATGGGTGTCATTCACTATAACATGAAGTCGAGCAATGTTCTGATAGACGTCTCTGGTGATCCGAAGGTGGGGGATTTCGCCCTCGCCCGGCTGCTGCCAGGGTTGGACCGATATATCCTGAGCAGCAAGATTCAGAGTGCGCTCGGGTACATGGCCCCAGAGTTTGCGTGCCAAAGTGTGAAGATCACCGAGAAATGTGATGTCTACGGATTTGGGGTCTTGACTCTGGAAGTGCTGACTGGGAAAAGACCGGTGGAGTACATGGAAGACGACGTGGTAGTGCTGAGTGACATGGTGAGGGAAGCGTTAGACGAGGGCAGGATCGAGGAATGTATCGACATGAGGCTGAAAGGTGGATATCCGGTGGAGGAGGCGATTCCGGTAATAAAGCTCGGCTTGATTTGTGCCTCGCAGGTGCCATCGAATCGCCCCGACATGGAAGAGGTCATAAGGATTTTGGAACTCATTCAATCTTCATCAGAGAAGGAAGAAATGGAATCATGA
- the LOC121792073 gene encoding protein FATTY ACID EXPORT 3, chloroplastic-like isoform X1: MSVRLESIKFRNSFPNINTPASTMPLCHAPPTTLGFQPLLPPRINVSLPLPRLLGVNLRPITLRNRTVFSFAASHEESKPSDIGIEKEKEDLKGQAQESEEAWQQALQSFKEQAVKMQSMSKEAYELYSEKAFVVLKETSEKLKIQAEKARQDLVEIAKETAEESKEYLAAAAENSPEPVKDIVETFSTSTDELNDVSKVRDFYVGIPYGALLSVGGFLSFMLTGSIHAIRFGIILGGTLLALSIASLKSWKKGEPSSLLVKGQTVIAAIFFVRELRLLAMRPFISNFITTLISGGVLAFYLYRIIRDREQTGGSSQELGAET, encoded by the exons ATGAGCGTTAGATTGGAATCCATCAAATTCAGAAACTCCTTTCCTAACATCAATACACCTGCTTCAACAATGCCACTCTGCCACGCGCCGCCGACAACTCTAGGGTTTCAACCTCTGCTTCCACCCAGAATCAATGTCAGCTTGCCGCTTCCCAGGCTGCTCGGTGTTAATCTACGCCCGATTACTCTCAGGAATCGCACCGTTTTCTCCTTCGCTGCGTCCCACGAGGAATCG AAGCCTTCTGATATTGGTATagagaaagaaaaggaggaTCTTAAAGGGCAAGCTCAAGAATCAGAGGAAGCATGGCAGCAGGCTCTCCAATCTTTCAAGGAGCAAGCTGTAAAAATGCAGAGCATGTCTAAGGAAGCTTATGAGTTGTACTCTGAGAAGGCATTCGTCGTTCTAAAAGAAACTTCGGAGAAGTTAAAGATTCAAGCAGAAAAGGCGAGACAGGATTTAGTTGAGATTGCTAAAGAAACTGCTGAAGAAAGTAAAGAATACTTGGCTGCAGCTGCAGAGAATTCCCCTGAACCGGTGAAGGATATTGTAGAAACTTTTTCTACCTCAACGGATGAGCTCAACGATGTGTCTAAAGTCCGAGACTTTTATGTTGGGATACCTTATG GTGCACTTCTTTCTGTTGGAGGCTTTCTTTCGTTTATGTTAACTGGAAGCATCCATGCCATCAGGTTTGGTATTATACTTGGTGGTACTCTTCTGGCCCTGAGTATAGCAAGTTTGAAATCGTGGAAGAAGGGGGAGCCGTCGTCCTTGCTTGTGAAAGGACAAACAG TAATTGCTGCAATCTTTTTTGTGAGGGAACTGCGCCTGTTGGCTATG CGACCGTTTATTTCCAACTTCATTACAACACTCATCAG TGGCGGAGTACTTGCATTCTATCTCTATAGGATCATCAGGGACAGAGAGCAGACGGGAGGGTCCAGTCAGGAACTAGGGGCCGAAACTTAA